One window of the Trifolium pratense cultivar HEN17-A07 linkage group LG2, ARS_RC_1.1, whole genome shotgun sequence genome contains the following:
- the LOC123906808 gene encoding uncharacterized protein LOC123906808 isoform X8 produces MATRGRRTKRARGRGSSNPPKPSTSLGVKIDKNRIQKKGPVKGFDALNNKQKSAPFNFEQNEDNNYNDSEDEEMQLLEQAADETDRRKVISLEGISSSSGRRITRSHGKGCSDPPGASPLCIDPPPQPGHTRVSPGVKSDKNRIQKKRREKYIGSNFGLSNNARSSSVGYHVEGISNPGRGVRRGRGRGRCIAPGPSQSYIDPPTPAHTLVSPVVKNDNNRVGRKGLVKHGRGRGRSDPPEPLSCIVPPPPAAHTSVSPVRAKQKRLKNTLKSAQQTQCATNPQAPAQVHTSPQAPHVPSEIHTSPQTPTSAHSLPQTHHVGHSPTQAPTYSSPLVEGSSYATLNDTTPVNSSSTYEIPQQSHTSRQCVGRESADCWTVEAIDPQGAIKRIKLKYWQVNDLPIGEHVIVHFNDQGAAYGEAQGLLAGYCGTLATNPNLFPINYERWLGKLGMPKSYLDNCFEKNIEPRFQFRTTEALAKRYCKLSIAKKWAAHRQNLWTRFYDPSKTRDQITSNIPLGVDPIQWAHFVDYRLKPETLERCRKNKENRSKQLIPHTGGSKPLSRKRHEMFLQTGEQPCRGKLFIETHKKKDGSFVNDAAKDIVEQIEVGLTQSSVHESEISPNDVLGKVLGPEHPGRVRCMGMGAAPTNTFKNNGVRLSILGNSSTAAATSSSNFWQEKYTHLESQVQNTMEAFKAYIIMKEGRIPDQVASIFGSSNEVGLDLGPKPRVWRMYHRKKGKGIANANDVWLSMARNARN; encoded by the exons ATGGCAACCCGAGGTAGAAGAACTAAACGTGCTCGAGGGAGAGGCAGCAGTAATCCACCAAAACCTTCTACTTCTCTAG GTGTCAAGATTGACAAGAACAGAATTCAAAAGAAAGGACCGGTAAAGGGGTTTGATGCATTAAATAATAAGCAGAAATCTGCTCCTTTTAATTTTGAACAGAATGAAGATAACAACTACAATGATAGTGAAGATGAAGAGATGCAACTACTTGAGCAAGCAGCTGATGAAACTGATAGGCGAAAAGTTATATCTTTAGAGGGCATCTCTTCTAGCTC AGGTAGACGAATTACCCGTAGTCATGGGAAAGGCTGTAGTGATCCACCAGGGGCTTCTCCATTGTGCATTGATCCACCACCACAACCAGGACATACTCGGGTTTCCCCag GTGTCAAGAGTGACAAGAATagaattcaaaagaaaagacGGG AAAAGTATATTGGATCCAATTTTGGACTTTCCAACAATGCGAGATCATCAAGCGTAGGATATCATGTAGAGGGCATCTCTAACCC AGGTAGAGGAGTTAGACGTGGTCGAGGGAGAGGTCGTTGTATTGCACCAGGGCCTTCTCAATCGTACATTGATCCACCAACACCTGCACATACTTTGGTTTCCCCAG TTGTCAAGAATGACAATAACAGAGTTGGAAGGAAAGGACTGGTTAAACATGGTCGAGGGAGAGGTCGTAGTGATCCACCAGAGCCTCTATCATGCATTGTTCCACCACCACCGGCAGCACATACTTCGGTTTCCCCAG TCAGGGCAAAGCAAAAGCgtttaaaaaatacattaaaatcaGCACAGCAAACTCAGTGTGCAACAAATCCTCAAGCTCCCGCTCAAGTTCATACATCACCTCAAGCACCTCATGTTCCATCTGAAATTCATACTTCACCTCAAACTCCAACTTCAGCCCATTCTTTACCTCAAACTCATCATGTTGGACATTCTCCAACTCAAGCTCCAACTTACTCTTCACCGCTAGTTGAAGGATCATCATATGCTACACTGAATGATACAACACCCGTAAATTCGTCCTCAACTTATGAAATTCCACAACAATCTCACACATCTAGGCAATGTGTTGGGCGCGAGTCTGCAGATTGTTGGACTGTTGAAGCAATAG ACCCACAAGGAGCTATTAAGAGGATAAAACTCAAGTATTGGCAAGTCAATGACCTACCTATCGGGGAACATGTAATTGTGCACTTTAATGACCAAGGTGCTGCATATGGTGAAGCACAAGGCTTGCTTGCGGGATATTGTGGAACATTAGCAACCAATCCCAACTTATTTCCAATTAATTACGAAAGGTGGTTGGGAAAATTGGGCATGCCCAAAAGTTACCTTGATAATTGCTTTGAAAAAAACATAGAG cCTCGATTTCAATTTAGGACTACTGAAGCCCTTGCAAAGAGATATTGCAAACTTAGCATTGCAAAAAAGTGGGCTGCACATAGACAAAATTTGTGGACTCGTTTCTATGATCCATCCAAAACCCGAGATCAAATCACAAGTAACATTCCACTTGGTGTTGACCCAATTCAATGGGCTCATTTTGTTGACTATCGTTTGAAACCAGAAACACTG gagCGTTGtcgaaaaaataaagaaaatcgAAGCAAGCAATTGATTCCTCATACTGGTGGTTCTAAACCTCTTTCGAGAAAAAGACATGAGATG tttttgcAAACTGGAGAACAACCTTGTCGTGGAAAATTGTTCATtgaaacccataaaaaaaaggACGGGTCATTTGTAAATGATGCAGCAAAGGATATAGTG GAACAAATTGAAGTGGGTTTGACTCAAAGCAGTGTTCATGAATCTGAAATTTCTCCTAATGATGTTCTCGGTAAAGTGTTAGGGCCTGAGCACCCTGGAAGAGTGCGATGCATGGGTATGGGAGCAGCTCCTACtaatacatttaaaaataatggAGTTCGACTTTCAATTTTGGGTAATTCTTCGACCGCTGCTGCAACATCATCTTCTAACTTTTGGCAAGAGAAGTACACGCACTTGGAATCTCAAGTTCAAAACACCATGGAAGCATTCAAAGCTTACATTATTATGAAAGAAGGAAGGATTCCTGATCAAGTGGCCAGCATCTTTGGTTCATCAAAT GAAGTGGGCCTTGACTTGGGGCCCAAACCCAGAGTTTGGAGAATGTATCAcagaaagaaaggaaaaggaATTGCAAATGCAAATGATGTGTGGCTAAGTATGGCACGGAATGCACGGAATTGA
- the LOC123906808 gene encoding uncharacterized protein LOC123906808 isoform X1 → MATRGRRTKRARGRGSSNPPKPSTSLGVKIDKNRIQKKGPVKGFDALNNKQKSAPFNFEQNEDNNYNDSEDEEMQLLEQAADETDRRKVISLEGISSSSGRRITRSHGKGCSDPPGASPLCIDPPPQPGHTRVSPGVKSDKNRIQKKRRGKGIDTFNNKQKSTSFSSEHNDEHCDNNDDEELQLIVDKICQSQLHKQQVTNAINTEKYIGSNFGLSNNARSSSVGYHVEGISNPGRGVRRGRGRGRCIAPGPSQSYIDPPTPAHTLVSPVVKNDNNRVGRKGLVKHGRGRGRSDPPEPLSCIVPPPPAAHTSVSPVRAKQKRLKNTLKSAQQTQCATNPQAPAQVHTSPQAPHVPSEIHTSPQTPTSAHSLPQTHHVGHSPTQAPTYSSPLVEGSSYATLNDTTPVNSSSTYEIPQQSHTSRQCVGRESADCWTVEAIDPQGAIKRIKLKYWQVNDLPIGEHVIVHFNDQGAAYGEAQGLLAGYCGTLATNPNLFPINYERWLGKLGMPKSYLDNCFEKNIEPRFQFRTTEALAKRYCKLSIAKKWAAHRQNLWTRFYDPSKTRDQITSNIPLGVDPIQWAHFVDYRLKPETLERCRKNKENRSKQLIPHTGGSKPLSRKRHEMFLQTGEQPCRGKLFIETHKKKDGSFVNDAAKDIVEQIEVGLTQSSVHESEISPNDVLGKVLGPEHPGRVRCMGMGAAPTNTFKNNGVRLSILGNSSTAAATSSSNFWQEKYTHLESQVQNTMEAFKAYIIMKEGRIPDQVASIFGSSNEVGLDLGPKPRVWRMYHRKKGKGIANANDVWLSMARNARN, encoded by the exons ATGGCAACCCGAGGTAGAAGAACTAAACGTGCTCGAGGGAGAGGCAGCAGTAATCCACCAAAACCTTCTACTTCTCTAG GTGTCAAGATTGACAAGAACAGAATTCAAAAGAAAGGACCGGTAAAGGGGTTTGATGCATTAAATAATAAGCAGAAATCTGCTCCTTTTAATTTTGAACAGAATGAAGATAACAACTACAATGATAGTGAAGATGAAGAGATGCAACTACTTGAGCAAGCAGCTGATGAAACTGATAGGCGAAAAGTTATATCTTTAGAGGGCATCTCTTCTAGCTC AGGTAGACGAATTACCCGTAGTCATGGGAAAGGCTGTAGTGATCCACCAGGGGCTTCTCCATTGTGCATTGATCCACCACCACAACCAGGACATACTCGGGTTTCCCCag GTGTCAAGAGTGACAAGAATagaattcaaaagaaaagacGGGGTAAGGGGATTGATACATTTAATAATAAGCAGAAATCTACTTCTTTTAGTTCTGAACATAATGATGAACACTGCGacaataatgatgatgaagaattGCAACTCATCGTAGATAAAATTTGTCAATCACAATTACACAAGCAGCAAGTAACTAATGCAATTAATACAGAAAAGTATATTGGATCCAATTTTGGACTTTCCAACAATGCGAGATCATCAAGCGTAGGATATCATGTAGAGGGCATCTCTAACCC AGGTAGAGGAGTTAGACGTGGTCGAGGGAGAGGTCGTTGTATTGCACCAGGGCCTTCTCAATCGTACATTGATCCACCAACACCTGCACATACTTTGGTTTCCCCAG TTGTCAAGAATGACAATAACAGAGTTGGAAGGAAAGGACTGGTTAAACATGGTCGAGGGAGAGGTCGTAGTGATCCACCAGAGCCTCTATCATGCATTGTTCCACCACCACCGGCAGCACATACTTCGGTTTCCCCAG TCAGGGCAAAGCAAAAGCgtttaaaaaatacattaaaatcaGCACAGCAAACTCAGTGTGCAACAAATCCTCAAGCTCCCGCTCAAGTTCATACATCACCTCAAGCACCTCATGTTCCATCTGAAATTCATACTTCACCTCAAACTCCAACTTCAGCCCATTCTTTACCTCAAACTCATCATGTTGGACATTCTCCAACTCAAGCTCCAACTTACTCTTCACCGCTAGTTGAAGGATCATCATATGCTACACTGAATGATACAACACCCGTAAATTCGTCCTCAACTTATGAAATTCCACAACAATCTCACACATCTAGGCAATGTGTTGGGCGCGAGTCTGCAGATTGTTGGACTGTTGAAGCAATAG ACCCACAAGGAGCTATTAAGAGGATAAAACTCAAGTATTGGCAAGTCAATGACCTACCTATCGGGGAACATGTAATTGTGCACTTTAATGACCAAGGTGCTGCATATGGTGAAGCACAAGGCTTGCTTGCGGGATATTGTGGAACATTAGCAACCAATCCCAACTTATTTCCAATTAATTACGAAAGGTGGTTGGGAAAATTGGGCATGCCCAAAAGTTACCTTGATAATTGCTTTGAAAAAAACATAGAG cCTCGATTTCAATTTAGGACTACTGAAGCCCTTGCAAAGAGATATTGCAAACTTAGCATTGCAAAAAAGTGGGCTGCACATAGACAAAATTTGTGGACTCGTTTCTATGATCCATCCAAAACCCGAGATCAAATCACAAGTAACATTCCACTTGGTGTTGACCCAATTCAATGGGCTCATTTTGTTGACTATCGTTTGAAACCAGAAACACTG gagCGTTGtcgaaaaaataaagaaaatcgAAGCAAGCAATTGATTCCTCATACTGGTGGTTCTAAACCTCTTTCGAGAAAAAGACATGAGATG tttttgcAAACTGGAGAACAACCTTGTCGTGGAAAATTGTTCATtgaaacccataaaaaaaaggACGGGTCATTTGTAAATGATGCAGCAAAGGATATAGTG GAACAAATTGAAGTGGGTTTGACTCAAAGCAGTGTTCATGAATCTGAAATTTCTCCTAATGATGTTCTCGGTAAAGTGTTAGGGCCTGAGCACCCTGGAAGAGTGCGATGCATGGGTATGGGAGCAGCTCCTACtaatacatttaaaaataatggAGTTCGACTTTCAATTTTGGGTAATTCTTCGACCGCTGCTGCAACATCATCTTCTAACTTTTGGCAAGAGAAGTACACGCACTTGGAATCTCAAGTTCAAAACACCATGGAAGCATTCAAAGCTTACATTATTATGAAAGAAGGAAGGATTCCTGATCAAGTGGCCAGCATCTTTGGTTCATCAAAT GAAGTGGGCCTTGACTTGGGGCCCAAACCCAGAGTTTGGAGAATGTATCAcagaaagaaaggaaaaggaATTGCAAATGCAAATGATGTGTGGCTAAGTATGGCACGGAATGCACGGAATTGA
- the LOC123906808 gene encoding uncharacterized protein LOC123906808 isoform X6 encodes MATRGRRTKRARGRGSSNPPKPSTSLGVKIDKNRIQKKGPVKGFDALNNKQKSAPFNFEQNEDNNYNDSEDEEMQLLEQAADETDRRKVISLEGISSSSGRRITRSHGKGCSDPPGASPLCIDPPPQPGHTRVSPGVKSDKNRIQKKRRGKGIDTFNNKQKSTSFSSEHNDEHCDNNDDEELQLIVDKICQSQLHKQQVTNAINTEKYIGSNFGLSNNARSSSVGYHVEGISNPGRGVRRGRGRGRSDPPEPLSCIVPPPPAAHTSVSPVRAKQKRLKNTLKSAQQTQCATNPQAPAQVHTSPQAPHVPSEIHTSPQTPTSAHSLPQTHHVGHSPTQAPTYSSPLVEGSSYATLNDTTPVNSSSTYEIPQQSHTSRQCVGRESADCWTVEAIDPQGAIKRIKLKYWQVNDLPIGEHVIVHFNDQGAAYGEAQGLLAGYCGTLATNPNLFPINYERWLGKLGMPKSYLDNCFEKNIEPRFQFRTTEALAKRYCKLSIAKKWAAHRQNLWTRFYDPSKTRDQITSNIPLGVDPIQWAHFVDYRLKPETLERCRKNKENRSKQLIPHTGGSKPLSRKRHEMFLQTGEQPCRGKLFIETHKKKDGSFVNDAAKDIVEQIEVGLTQSSVHESEISPNDVLGKVLGPEHPGRVRCMGMGAAPTNTFKNNGVRLSILGNSSTAAATSSSNFWQEKYTHLESQVQNTMEAFKAYIIMKEGRIPDQVASIFGSSNEVGLDLGPKPRVWRMYHRKKGKGIANANDVWLSMARNARN; translated from the exons ATGGCAACCCGAGGTAGAAGAACTAAACGTGCTCGAGGGAGAGGCAGCAGTAATCCACCAAAACCTTCTACTTCTCTAG GTGTCAAGATTGACAAGAACAGAATTCAAAAGAAAGGACCGGTAAAGGGGTTTGATGCATTAAATAATAAGCAGAAATCTGCTCCTTTTAATTTTGAACAGAATGAAGATAACAACTACAATGATAGTGAAGATGAAGAGATGCAACTACTTGAGCAAGCAGCTGATGAAACTGATAGGCGAAAAGTTATATCTTTAGAGGGCATCTCTTCTAGCTC AGGTAGACGAATTACCCGTAGTCATGGGAAAGGCTGTAGTGATCCACCAGGGGCTTCTCCATTGTGCATTGATCCACCACCACAACCAGGACATACTCGGGTTTCCCCag GTGTCAAGAGTGACAAGAATagaattcaaaagaaaagacGGGGTAAGGGGATTGATACATTTAATAATAAGCAGAAATCTACTTCTTTTAGTTCTGAACATAATGATGAACACTGCGacaataatgatgatgaagaattGCAACTCATCGTAGATAAAATTTGTCAATCACAATTACACAAGCAGCAAGTAACTAATGCAATTAATACAGAAAAGTATATTGGATCCAATTTTGGACTTTCCAACAATGCGAGATCATCAAGCGTAGGATATCATGTAGAGGGCATCTCTAACCC AGGTAGAGGAGTTAGACGTGGTCGAGGGAGAG GTCGTAGTGATCCACCAGAGCCTCTATCATGCATTGTTCCACCACCACCGGCAGCACATACTTCGGTTTCCCCAG TCAGGGCAAAGCAAAAGCgtttaaaaaatacattaaaatcaGCACAGCAAACTCAGTGTGCAACAAATCCTCAAGCTCCCGCTCAAGTTCATACATCACCTCAAGCACCTCATGTTCCATCTGAAATTCATACTTCACCTCAAACTCCAACTTCAGCCCATTCTTTACCTCAAACTCATCATGTTGGACATTCTCCAACTCAAGCTCCAACTTACTCTTCACCGCTAGTTGAAGGATCATCATATGCTACACTGAATGATACAACACCCGTAAATTCGTCCTCAACTTATGAAATTCCACAACAATCTCACACATCTAGGCAATGTGTTGGGCGCGAGTCTGCAGATTGTTGGACTGTTGAAGCAATAG ACCCACAAGGAGCTATTAAGAGGATAAAACTCAAGTATTGGCAAGTCAATGACCTACCTATCGGGGAACATGTAATTGTGCACTTTAATGACCAAGGTGCTGCATATGGTGAAGCACAAGGCTTGCTTGCGGGATATTGTGGAACATTAGCAACCAATCCCAACTTATTTCCAATTAATTACGAAAGGTGGTTGGGAAAATTGGGCATGCCCAAAAGTTACCTTGATAATTGCTTTGAAAAAAACATAGAG cCTCGATTTCAATTTAGGACTACTGAAGCCCTTGCAAAGAGATATTGCAAACTTAGCATTGCAAAAAAGTGGGCTGCACATAGACAAAATTTGTGGACTCGTTTCTATGATCCATCCAAAACCCGAGATCAAATCACAAGTAACATTCCACTTGGTGTTGACCCAATTCAATGGGCTCATTTTGTTGACTATCGTTTGAAACCAGAAACACTG gagCGTTGtcgaaaaaataaagaaaatcgAAGCAAGCAATTGATTCCTCATACTGGTGGTTCTAAACCTCTTTCGAGAAAAAGACATGAGATG tttttgcAAACTGGAGAACAACCTTGTCGTGGAAAATTGTTCATtgaaacccataaaaaaaaggACGGGTCATTTGTAAATGATGCAGCAAAGGATATAGTG GAACAAATTGAAGTGGGTTTGACTCAAAGCAGTGTTCATGAATCTGAAATTTCTCCTAATGATGTTCTCGGTAAAGTGTTAGGGCCTGAGCACCCTGGAAGAGTGCGATGCATGGGTATGGGAGCAGCTCCTACtaatacatttaaaaataatggAGTTCGACTTTCAATTTTGGGTAATTCTTCGACCGCTGCTGCAACATCATCTTCTAACTTTTGGCAAGAGAAGTACACGCACTTGGAATCTCAAGTTCAAAACACCATGGAAGCATTCAAAGCTTACATTATTATGAAAGAAGGAAGGATTCCTGATCAAGTGGCCAGCATCTTTGGTTCATCAAAT GAAGTGGGCCTTGACTTGGGGCCCAAACCCAGAGTTTGGAGAATGTATCAcagaaagaaaggaaaaggaATTGCAAATGCAAATGATGTGTGGCTAAGTATGGCACGGAATGCACGGAATTGA
- the LOC123906808 gene encoding uncharacterized protein LOC123906808 isoform X3, protein MATRGRRTKRARGRGSSNPPKPSTSLGVKIDKNRIQKKGPVKGFDALNNKQKSAPFNFEQNEDNNYNDSEDEEMQLLEQAADETDRRKVISLEGISSSSGRRITRSHGKGCSDPPGASPLCIDPPPQPGHTRVSPGVKSDKNRIQKKRRGEELQLIVDKICQSQLHKQQVTNAINTEKYIGSNFGLSNNARSSSVGYHVEGISNPGRGVRRGRGRGRCIAPGPSQSYIDPPTPAHTLVSPVVKNDNNRVGRKGLVKHGRGRGRSDPPEPLSCIVPPPPAAHTSVSPVRAKQKRLKNTLKSAQQTQCATNPQAPAQVHTSPQAPHVPSEIHTSPQTPTSAHSLPQTHHVGHSPTQAPTYSSPLVEGSSYATLNDTTPVNSSSTYEIPQQSHTSRQCVGRESADCWTVEAIDPQGAIKRIKLKYWQVNDLPIGEHVIVHFNDQGAAYGEAQGLLAGYCGTLATNPNLFPINYERWLGKLGMPKSYLDNCFEKNIEPRFQFRTTEALAKRYCKLSIAKKWAAHRQNLWTRFYDPSKTRDQITSNIPLGVDPIQWAHFVDYRLKPETLERCRKNKENRSKQLIPHTGGSKPLSRKRHEMFLQTGEQPCRGKLFIETHKKKDGSFVNDAAKDIVEQIEVGLTQSSVHESEISPNDVLGKVLGPEHPGRVRCMGMGAAPTNTFKNNGVRLSILGNSSTAAATSSSNFWQEKYTHLESQVQNTMEAFKAYIIMKEGRIPDQVASIFGSSNEVGLDLGPKPRVWRMYHRKKGKGIANANDVWLSMARNARN, encoded by the exons ATGGCAACCCGAGGTAGAAGAACTAAACGTGCTCGAGGGAGAGGCAGCAGTAATCCACCAAAACCTTCTACTTCTCTAG GTGTCAAGATTGACAAGAACAGAATTCAAAAGAAAGGACCGGTAAAGGGGTTTGATGCATTAAATAATAAGCAGAAATCTGCTCCTTTTAATTTTGAACAGAATGAAGATAACAACTACAATGATAGTGAAGATGAAGAGATGCAACTACTTGAGCAAGCAGCTGATGAAACTGATAGGCGAAAAGTTATATCTTTAGAGGGCATCTCTTCTAGCTC AGGTAGACGAATTACCCGTAGTCATGGGAAAGGCTGTAGTGATCCACCAGGGGCTTCTCCATTGTGCATTGATCCACCACCACAACCAGGACATACTCGGGTTTCCCCag GTGTCAAGAGTGACAAGAATagaattcaaaagaaaagacGGGG tgaagaattGCAACTCATCGTAGATAAAATTTGTCAATCACAATTACACAAGCAGCAAGTAACTAATGCAATTAATACAGAAAAGTATATTGGATCCAATTTTGGACTTTCCAACAATGCGAGATCATCAAGCGTAGGATATCATGTAGAGGGCATCTCTAACCC AGGTAGAGGAGTTAGACGTGGTCGAGGGAGAGGTCGTTGTATTGCACCAGGGCCTTCTCAATCGTACATTGATCCACCAACACCTGCACATACTTTGGTTTCCCCAG TTGTCAAGAATGACAATAACAGAGTTGGAAGGAAAGGACTGGTTAAACATGGTCGAGGGAGAGGTCGTAGTGATCCACCAGAGCCTCTATCATGCATTGTTCCACCACCACCGGCAGCACATACTTCGGTTTCCCCAG TCAGGGCAAAGCAAAAGCgtttaaaaaatacattaaaatcaGCACAGCAAACTCAGTGTGCAACAAATCCTCAAGCTCCCGCTCAAGTTCATACATCACCTCAAGCACCTCATGTTCCATCTGAAATTCATACTTCACCTCAAACTCCAACTTCAGCCCATTCTTTACCTCAAACTCATCATGTTGGACATTCTCCAACTCAAGCTCCAACTTACTCTTCACCGCTAGTTGAAGGATCATCATATGCTACACTGAATGATACAACACCCGTAAATTCGTCCTCAACTTATGAAATTCCACAACAATCTCACACATCTAGGCAATGTGTTGGGCGCGAGTCTGCAGATTGTTGGACTGTTGAAGCAATAG ACCCACAAGGAGCTATTAAGAGGATAAAACTCAAGTATTGGCAAGTCAATGACCTACCTATCGGGGAACATGTAATTGTGCACTTTAATGACCAAGGTGCTGCATATGGTGAAGCACAAGGCTTGCTTGCGGGATATTGTGGAACATTAGCAACCAATCCCAACTTATTTCCAATTAATTACGAAAGGTGGTTGGGAAAATTGGGCATGCCCAAAAGTTACCTTGATAATTGCTTTGAAAAAAACATAGAG cCTCGATTTCAATTTAGGACTACTGAAGCCCTTGCAAAGAGATATTGCAAACTTAGCATTGCAAAAAAGTGGGCTGCACATAGACAAAATTTGTGGACTCGTTTCTATGATCCATCCAAAACCCGAGATCAAATCACAAGTAACATTCCACTTGGTGTTGACCCAATTCAATGGGCTCATTTTGTTGACTATCGTTTGAAACCAGAAACACTG gagCGTTGtcgaaaaaataaagaaaatcgAAGCAAGCAATTGATTCCTCATACTGGTGGTTCTAAACCTCTTTCGAGAAAAAGACATGAGATG tttttgcAAACTGGAGAACAACCTTGTCGTGGAAAATTGTTCATtgaaacccataaaaaaaaggACGGGTCATTTGTAAATGATGCAGCAAAGGATATAGTG GAACAAATTGAAGTGGGTTTGACTCAAAGCAGTGTTCATGAATCTGAAATTTCTCCTAATGATGTTCTCGGTAAAGTGTTAGGGCCTGAGCACCCTGGAAGAGTGCGATGCATGGGTATGGGAGCAGCTCCTACtaatacatttaaaaataatggAGTTCGACTTTCAATTTTGGGTAATTCTTCGACCGCTGCTGCAACATCATCTTCTAACTTTTGGCAAGAGAAGTACACGCACTTGGAATCTCAAGTTCAAAACACCATGGAAGCATTCAAAGCTTACATTATTATGAAAGAAGGAAGGATTCCTGATCAAGTGGCCAGCATCTTTGGTTCATCAAAT GAAGTGGGCCTTGACTTGGGGCCCAAACCCAGAGTTTGGAGAATGTATCAcagaaagaaaggaaaaggaATTGCAAATGCAAATGATGTGTGGCTAAGTATGGCACGGAATGCACGGAATTGA